The following are from one region of the Candidatus Shapirobacteria bacterium genome:
- a CDS encoding fibronectin type III domain-containing protein, protein MNVKSIVVLVIILLVGVLGVLGINTVRTYMSGAAADTAPKDVLAKPLADGKSAVISWTSDKASMGVVEYGSTPASLLLRAVETESVVSHKMTLTPLKQGANYYFRIRVGEEVFDNNGIPYSFKTMAAPEPVATPNMVIVPTVTAPPGCVVGSTYNGKKIANSLDVVECLKAQPKTSRAPVPTSTGCGVGDTFNGKKISNSIDVIECLKSKKK, encoded by the coding sequence GTGAATGTAAAATCGATTGTTGTTCTGGTAATTATTTTATTGGTAGGGGTGTTGGGGGTGTTGGGGATAAATACTGTGAGGACATATATGAGCGGGGCGGCGGCTGATACGGCACCAAAAGATGTGTTGGCAAAACCATTGGCCGACGGGAAGAGTGCTGTGATTTCCTGGACTTCTGATAAGGCGTCTATGGGGGTAGTGGAATACGGATCGACTCCGGCAAGTTTACTTTTGAGGGCAGTGGAAACAGAATCGGTAGTAAGTCATAAGATGACTTTGACCCCTCTAAAACAAGGAGCAAACTATTATTTTAGAATCAGGGTAGGAGAAGAGGTTTTTGATAACAACGGTATCCCATACTCCTTTAAAACAATGGCGGCACCGGAGCCGGTAGCGACGCCAAATATGGTGATTGTCCCCACAGTGACTGCCCCCCCGGGATGTGTGGTGGGGAGTACTTACAACGGTAAAAAAATAGCAAACAGTCTGGACGTGGTTGAATGCCTGAAGGCCCAGCCCAAAACTTCGAGAGCGCCGGTTCCGACTTCAACGGGTTGCGGAGTTGGGGACACTTTTAACGGGAAGAAAATATCTAACAGTATAGACGTGATTGAGTGTTTGAAGTCTAAGAAAAAATAA
- a CDS encoding dockerin type I repeat-containing protein: MSPKIRKIIGFFNFRENLGMAQIPLIIGLVIMAVALPMVTKLSQQNQDIRNRAAMPSEPAVTPTSGACIAQDRGCVSGDSRYNNCCAGLVCQTSPGNPYGEEYCIRPVPTDTLRPTNTPTQHCESAGLSQMCMDNYKACSLNYGVAGKTFIGEGSGWCPTGQNCCKYTSTTSPTSTVKPTVKPYGTSTPTIRVTATPTRTTVTPTKTVVPTRTPTPQYTCDGDYCDSDNRCCSGFVCSSTTSSGYCKRSTVVPTATVRPTVAPTRVPTMVPTVGPTLTPTAIPNSYHSCPSADGNPDKQACCDSNNNYVDWWSCGGTGEGHYVDYGGIVVDSAGKVLSDGNGVKITVQSTSGSFESWENPGNTSSTGTCGFSNPGGRYFKVKRLNVGGGGGDVKVTVGGSVEGVSWKVVDAWNSNTVKFSGTGGVASFRMAESGSNNCQLLIKFTVKAATVTSAPGSCQANGTWDMACGWTGLNWCKVGTSCDTGYISGPLVATGCAPNQFMRNQGTYCTRSDGAKSFNGSSTCITSTNCSGTTPAPTIAPSCQDSVWDMSCGWSGMNWCRAGSSCNTGFVSNPGVSTSCPANQFLRNDGVYCTRWDGARSFNGATSCVSSSSCGSSVTPTVRPTTVPTGSAPTSCTGGCYSNEANCTTNCGKACTRFGDTATAAANGCGWAPTYRCCSGSVVPTVVPTGTESKAYCRITGLIPQSAPGGAITITYEGNANASGTYPVRLWIERRDYKQIDTSKMSPAPLAANSSVPGEEGFYYTRVKQCNSINGAACNDSFQFAGLPAGNYVAHCDVPTAPVGKCTGNPACSYKGGSLPCTGFVSCASTDNATFNVATAAAGCNESCTMIQGQDMCDRSLGLVCTSGYFDSQGKPGNFCRNPSCAGDLSCRCGIPTGVPVPSLTPIPTATCNQNFSCNGLTLNNANGNITVKKGEIVNMTGTVSNWGIIYMSKVSSVGAQPSANSFAIGGASGAYYPKAAYQMNEVGVFAVELKSACNNQCSQLCTADGKLYQNQTNSCPGYYEPVSGRNCNSTNCIHWITVAEGAASSCKECPTTFECYKLNTGGEYRWFVPGYVMNGFVRDVDDNCTGSNVPKPTFKGKSKGDANCDGSIDVTDYAVWRREFVDLSAGVPEVSTNWDADFTGSDGKCDGVVNVFDYSLWHKYFSELMTSGGN, encoded by the coding sequence ATGAGCCCAAAAATACGGAAGATAATTGGATTTTTTAATTTTAGAGAAAATTTGGGCATGGCTCAGATACCATTGATTATAGGTTTGGTGATAATGGCAGTGGCACTGCCGATGGTTACCAAATTAAGCCAACAGAACCAGGATATTAGAAACAGGGCGGCAATGCCGTCGGAGCCAGCAGTAACACCAACAAGCGGTGCTTGTATAGCCCAGGATCGTGGGTGTGTCAGTGGTGACTCAAGATACAATAATTGTTGTGCCGGTTTAGTCTGCCAGACGTCTCCCGGTAACCCATATGGTGAGGAATATTGTATAAGGCCAGTACCGACGGACACTCTGAGACCGACTAATACTCCGACCCAACATTGCGAGAGCGCTGGTTTGTCTCAAATGTGTATGGATAATTATAAAGCTTGTAGTTTGAATTATGGAGTTGCGGGAAAAACATTTATCGGAGAAGGGTCGGGATGGTGTCCAACGGGACAAAATTGTTGCAAATATACATCTACAACGTCTCCGACATCGACCGTAAAGCCGACAGTAAAGCCGTATGGGACTTCTACTCCAACTATTAGGGTAACGGCAACGCCAACCAGAACGACGGTTACACCGACCAAGACGGTGGTTCCCACTAGAACACCGACTCCGCAGTATACTTGTGATGGTGATTATTGTGACTCTGATAATAGGTGTTGTAGCGGGTTTGTTTGTAGCAGCACTACTAGCTCGGGGTATTGTAAAAGATCAACCGTGGTTCCGACTGCGACGGTAAGACCGACAGTGGCTCCGACTAGAGTGCCAACTATGGTTCCAACCGTGGGTCCGACTTTGACTCCTACGGCAATACCCAATTCTTACCACAGCTGTCCTTCGGCTGACGGGAATCCTGATAAACAGGCGTGTTGTGATAGCAACAATAACTATGTTGACTGGTGGTCGTGTGGCGGAACCGGCGAGGGGCATTATGTTGATTACGGGGGGATAGTAGTGGACAGTGCAGGAAAAGTGCTGTCTGATGGAAACGGAGTAAAAATAACGGTTCAATCAACCAGCGGTTCATTTGAATCTTGGGAGAACCCCGGTAATACTAGTTCAACCGGAACATGTGGATTTTCTAACCCGGGTGGTAGGTATTTTAAAGTCAAAAGATTAAATGTAGGTGGCGGGGGTGGTGATGTTAAGGTGACCGTAGGAGGAAGTGTAGAGGGGGTAAGTTGGAAAGTAGTCGATGCATGGAATAGTAATACGGTAAAATTTTCGGGTACGGGTGGAGTAGCCAGTTTTAGAATGGCAGAATCAGGCAGTAACAATTGCCAACTGCTTATTAAGTTTACGGTGAAAGCAGCTACAGTAACCTCGGCTCCCGGAAGCTGTCAGGCTAATGGTACTTGGGATATGGCCTGTGGATGGACGGGATTAAATTGGTGTAAAGTTGGGACCAGTTGTGATACCGGTTATATTTCCGGGCCGTTGGTTGCCACCGGTTGTGCCCCGAATCAGTTTATGAGAAATCAGGGGACTTACTGTACCAGATCGGATGGGGCTAAGAGCTTTAATGGTTCGTCTACTTGTATTACATCCACGAATTGTTCCGGGACGACGCCTGCCCCGACTATAGCGCCCAGTTGTCAGGATAGTGTTTGGGATATGTCGTGCGGGTGGTCGGGAATGAATTGGTGTAGAGCGGGTTCGAGCTGCAACACTGGTTTTGTATCTAACCCGGGTGTGAGTACTAGCTGTCCTGCTAACCAATTTTTGAGAAATGATGGGGTGTATTGTACCAGATGGGATGGAGCAAGGAGCTTTAATGGAGCGACTAGCTGTGTTAGTTCTTCGAGTTGCGGCTCTTCTGTAACGCCAACAGTCAGACCAACAACGGTGCCGACAGGTAGCGCGCCGACAAGTTGTACCGGCGGATGCTATTCCAACGAGGCCAACTGCACTACTAATTGCGGTAAGGCTTGTACCAGATTTGGCGATACAGCGACAGCGGCGGCCAATGGCTGCGGTTGGGCGCCGACTTATCGATGTTGTTCGGGCAGTGTGGTCCCGACGGTGGTACCGACGGGGACGGAAAGTAAAGCATATTGCCGAATTACCGGCTTGATTCCTCAATCAGCTCCGGGAGGGGCAATAACCATTACTTATGAAGGTAATGCTAACGCTTCGGGGACTTATCCGGTGAGATTGTGGATAGAAAGAAGGGATTATAAACAGATTGATACTTCGAAAATGTCGCCGGCGCCATTGGCAGCTAATTCCAGTGTTCCCGGAGAAGAAGGGTTCTATTACACCAGAGTTAAACAGTGCAATAGCATTAATGGGGCAGCTTGCAATGATAGTTTTCAGTTTGCGGGTTTGCCGGCTGGCAACTATGTAGCGCATTGTGATGTGCCGACAGCACCGGTGGGTAAATGTACCGGTAATCCGGCCTGTAGTTATAAGGGAGGCAGTCTGCCGTGCACGGGCTTTGTGTCGTGTGCGTCGACCGATAATGCGACATTTAACGTTGCCACCGCTGCGGCTGGGTGCAATGAATCCTGCACAATGATCCAGGGTCAGGATATGTGTGATCGCAGTTTAGGATTGGTGTGTACCTCGGGTTATTTTGATAGCCAGGGGAAACCGGGGAATTTTTGCCGGAATCCAAGTTGTGCCGGTGATTTGAGCTGTAGGTGCGGGATCCCGACCGGAGTGCCGGTACCGTCTCTGACACCGATTCCGACGGCGACCTGCAACCAGAATTTCTCATGTAACGGTTTGACTTTGAATAATGCAAACGGGAATATCACCGTTAAAAAAGGTGAAATCGTCAATATGACCGGAACCGTTTCTAATTGGGGAATAATTTATATGAGCAAGGTTTCATCGGTAGGGGCACAACCAAGCGCGAATAGCTTTGCGATTGGTGGTGCTAGCGGAGCGTATTATCCGAAAGCGGCCTATCAGATGAACGAAGTGGGGGTTTTTGCAGTAGAGTTAAAATCGGCCTGTAACAATCAGTGTTCTCAATTGTGTACGGCGGATGGGAAACTGTATCAGAACCAGACTAATAGCTGCCCGGGGTATTATGAACCGGTAAGCGGCAGGAACTGTAACAGTACAAATTGTATACACTGGATTACGGTAGCAGAAGGTGCAGCTTCAAGTTGTAAGGAATGCCCAACCACTTTTGAATGTTATAAGCTGAATACCGGAGGGGAGTATCGGTGGTTTGTACCTGGCTATGTGATGAATGGTTTCGTAAGAGATGTAGATGATAACTGTACGGGCTCTAATGTACCGAAACCTACCTTTAAAGGTAAGTCAAAAGGTGATGCCAATTGCGACGGTTCGATTGATGTAACCGATTATGCCGTATGGCGACGAGAGTTCGTAGACCTGAGTGCCGGAGTGCCGGAAGTAAGTACAAACTGGGACGCCGACTTTACCGGTAGTGACGGAAAGTGCGATGGTGTCGTTAATGTCTTTGACTATTCTTTGTGGCACAAGTATTTTAGCGAGTTGATGACTTCGGGAGGAAATTAA
- a CDS encoding M50 family metallopeptidase has translation MDILIFIIALSILVLVHEFGHYFAAIKTGVKVEEFGLGLPPRIVGKKFGGTIFSLNWLPIGGFCKLYGEDGDGKGGVAFNNKKPWQKMMVVLGGVLMNLVLAIAIFSFVYSVSGVPTDIKVVKIIGITGGSPAEMAGLKEGDSVVEVEGKPVFSAREMTDEVAKYKGQEISLEVESLKVEREVKVFVRENPPAGEGGMGVTVSNTEMVPMKWYEIHKGIGAGFREAYYWGKIIGSGVIGMVSELFQGRVPKDVSGPIGMFQATSSIKQNQGMLAVVHFFAIVSVNLAVVNILPFPALDGGRIIFVVYEMIFRKRVNQKFETAINNFGMVVLLFLIFLITAGDVVRIFK, from the coding sequence ATGGATATTTTAATTTTTATAATTGCGCTTTCTATTTTGGTTTTGGTTCATGAGTTTGGCCATTATTTTGCGGCGATTAAAACCGGGGTAAAGGTGGAAGAATTTGGATTGGGTTTGCCACCGAGAATCGTGGGGAAAAAATTTGGCGGAACAATTTTTAGTTTGAATTGGCTGCCGATCGGAGGGTTTTGTAAATTGTATGGCGAAGATGGAGACGGAAAGGGTGGGGTGGCGTTTAATAATAAAAAACCGTGGCAGAAGATGATGGTGGTTTTGGGGGGAGTGTTGATGAATCTGGTTTTGGCAATAGCGATTTTTTCGTTTGTTTATTCCGTTTCCGGTGTGCCGACGGATATAAAGGTGGTGAAGATAATAGGAATTACCGGGGGTAGCCCGGCGGAAATGGCAGGGCTTAAAGAAGGAGATTCGGTGGTCGAAGTTGAGGGTAAACCGGTTTTTAGCGCAAGAGAGATGACAGATGAAGTGGCAAAATATAAGGGACAAGAAATTAGTCTAGAAGTCGAAAGTCTAAAAGTCGAAAGAGAAGTAAAAGTTTTTGTAAGGGAAAATCCTCCGGCAGGTGAGGGCGGAATGGGGGTGACGGTATCTAACACGGAAATGGTGCCAATGAAGTGGTATGAGATACATAAAGGGATTGGGGCTGGTTTTCGAGAGGCTTATTATTGGGGAAAAATTATTGGAAGCGGAGTGATCGGCATGGTGAGTGAACTATTTCAGGGCAGAGTGCCAAAAGATGTGAGCGGGCCAATTGGGATGTTTCAGGCGACAAGTAGTATCAAACAAAACCAGGGGATGTTGGCGGTGGTACATTTTTTTGCGATAGTATCTGTAAATTTGGCGGTGGTAAATATTTTACCTTTTCCGGCTTTGGACGGAGGAAGGATAATCTTTGTGGTTTATGAAATGATTTTCAGAAAACGGGTCAACCAAAAGTTTGAAACGGCTATTAATAATTTCGGAATGGTGGTGTTGTTGTTTTTGATATTTTTGATCACAGCCGGTGATGTGGTGAGGATATTCAAATAA
- a CDS encoding GatB/YqeY domain-containing protein yields MKSAGKELKIPEGMLRDKLKSDSVLALKNRDSARVDVLRFLISLIDKREMQLPPGGMTDKEEISVLRKELKNKQESREMFLKAGREDLVKQQDYEIEVVNEYLPQEMSESEVEKIVDEVVAEFGGNFGLVMKNVMIKVAGRAGGEMISKMVKERTKSL; encoded by the coding sequence GTGAAAAGTGCCGGAAAAGAGCTAAAAATTCCAGAAGGCATGCTTAGAGACAAACTAAAATCTGATAGTGTTTTGGCTTTGAAAAATCGGGATTCCGCCCGGGTGGATGTGTTGCGGTTTTTGATATCTTTGATTGATAAGAGAGAAATGCAATTACCACCCGGGGGAATGACTGACAAGGAAGAAATTTCTGTTTTGCGTAAGGAACTAAAAAATAAACAAGAGTCGAGAGAAATGTTTTTGAAAGCCGGAAGGGAGGATTTGGTAAAACAGCAGGATTATGAGATTGAAGTGGTAAACGAATATCTACCACAAGAGATGTCCGAGTCGGAGGTGGAAAAGATTGTTGATGAAGTTGTGGCTGAATTTGGGGGTAACTTTGGGTTGGTGATGAAAAACGTGATGATTAAGGTAGCAGGGAGAGCAGGCGGAGAGATGATTTCAAAGATGGTGAAAGAAAGGACCAAATCCCTCTAA
- a CDS encoding cohesin domain-containing protein, producing MNLKVKFLLVSLVAFLMLVVTPVKAFAAPRFTFTPATGTYTVGSNIVVVLGAESDAEKVLAMDVMGSFDATKLELLSVERVSAPAFNFTFDAGTAKIQNDSGTFEMTLAPTSTSLYDSATVSGPLLTFTFRTKAVGTAIVNLACTQGNTRDTNIANQDGADVVSCAANQSGSYTIVEAASGPTPTSNPAATPTPLTSTSTTTTTTTSTEAELPRTGGFGPTMGLLVFGSVSILSILLLGWL from the coding sequence ATGAATCTAAAAGTAAAGTTTTTACTGGTTTCCCTGGTTGCGTTTCTGATGTTGGTGGTGACTCCGGTAAAAGCTTTTGCGGCTCCGAGATTTACATTTACCCCGGCAACGGGAACATATACGGTGGGTTCAAACATTGTAGTTGTTCTGGGGGCTGAATCGGATGCGGAAAAGGTTTTGGCAATGGATGTGATGGGGAGCTTTGATGCGACTAAACTGGAGTTGCTATCGGTGGAAAGGGTTTCGGCGCCGGCTTTTAACTTTACCTTTGATGCGGGAACGGCAAAAATTCAAAACGACTCTGGTACTTTTGAGATGACCTTGGCACCGACTTCAACAAGTCTGTACGATTCGGCCACTGTCTCTGGGCCTTTACTGACATTCACTTTTAGGACAAAAGCGGTGGGGACGGCAATTGTTAATTTGGCCTGTACTCAGGGGAATACTAGAGATACAAATATTGCTAACCAAGATGGGGCTGATGTGGTCAGCTGTGCGGCAAACCAGAGCGGGTCCTATACTATTGTTGAGGCTGCCAGTGGGCCTACACCGACTTCCAATCCTGCCGCGACTCCAACTCCGTTAACTTCGACTTCTACGACAACGACTACCACAACGAGTACAGAGGCTGAGTTGCCACGGACCGGTGGTTTTGGTCCGACGATGGGCTTATTAGTTTTTGGCAGTGTCAGTATACTTTCCATACTATTACTTGGATGGTTATAA